CataatttaattcttaaattattttattttgttctattAACCCCTGAACTATTTCTTTTCCTATTgcacatttaaaattttaattttaactcatTTAACCTCatcgaaaatacaattattaaattGTGTCTAGCATGAATGCTTAACAACATGTAAGATTAATTTATGAATGAtaacatataatttttaaaaaatatattaaattttgataaattttttgtaaatgtCAACgatgatataaatgaaaaaaaatggtaggaataaataaaaaatatttaaacttaGTCGAAATTTTACATGATATTACTTCTTGTATATGTAAAATCACATTTCAACAATGATAAAAAAGAAGTTTGTCTCTTTTTTCAATgatgtttataaaatatataaatttaacatACTTTGATGATATGAAATGAAGgttgattatttaaaaattataaaattataaattttagtgtgtttcaagtttgtgttaaaatttcaaaagacgttaaagttcatgatttttaaataagtaagtcttaaatgaattttaaataatatataaaatatattgttctttattttaaatataagaaatatatttatatcttttttaaaaattaatacattgtgTGAGAGGTCAAAGGATCAAAAATAGTAGTTTAGATGTGCAATGAGACAAAAATCCAGTTAAGGAATCAAGTacaataaaattcaaatttggtTTGTCCATGTCAGCGCGCGTGCATTCACGCACTATTTGAggggttaaatattttgaaagttcagagttttaattgaaaacaaaaaaatttatacgTCTTAAAGAATAAAGTGTTAAAGTTTAGAAGTTAAAAAAATGCATTAaacctttatattttttatattatataattacatTCAAATTTATCTATAACAAGTTTCTATGTGAGAAAATTAATAGAAGTATAACGCtgccaaattaatttttagattaatGTACGGACTCTAAAATAGGTTtagccaaaaaaaaaactcaactgGATGGTAATAGAAAAATCATTTTCATCATCGAAAATATCCACGTTTTTTGATATTTTCGaaagataaaacataaaaattgaaccaaGCAAAAAAGAATTACTATTTTCCAGGAGGATTTTTTTTCCTCGTCTATTTACCCCAAACAACCGGGTTTTAAATTGCCATTTAAATTTTTCCCGTGTTAATCTtcaattatatcaaaaatatctacgtttatttaaattttaaatttaatttttttaatgaatcaaTTGTTTGATCACACAACAAATTATATTCGAGACCGAATATGGTAAAAATAGAAAGTTATAAAAtgtaaatcaaaaatttataatattcgAATTTTGCTGTCAAAAtttcatctttaatttttaatttttaattttttaatttaaagaattaTTTATCGGTTTAATTATGTATTGACTACATTGTATCAGTTTATTTACGATATTATGTATTTCTATCATTTTCCACATTCTTATCAGCAaacaatttaagaaaatattaaataaaaataataaagaaagtcaattttaaatttttttatctagtAGGAATaagattttttgtttttcaaaaaaagaaggCCGGGCCTGGAGCACTAAAATGGACCCGTGTGTATTTCAAAGCCCAAGGAAGCATTTCTTAGGACTGAAAATTTGGCTCCCAGCGGTTTCATGAAATTTGTGAGTTGATTTCCTAAATCCTGATCGATCAGTTAAGCTGCTCCATCCTCAGTGATTACTACTCGTGGAAGAAATTAATCATCCGAAATAATGCCCAGTAATAGTTGGAGAAGAACCCTAGGAGATGCGAGGTCCTTCGTGGGCAATTCCATGGGAGGCCTCAGAGGAGGTACCAATTTGGCTTCGTGGGTGGTTGCTGGAACCCTAGCTTACTTTCTCTGGATTAAGCCTTCTCAAGATCTTAAGCGACAA
This region of Mercurialis annua linkage group LG1-X, ddMerAnnu1.2, whole genome shotgun sequence genomic DNA includes:
- the LOC126684375 gene encoding uncharacterized protein LOC126684375, whose translation is MPSNSWRRTLGDARSFVGNSMGGLRGGTNLASWVVAGTLAYFLWIKPSQDLKRQQQERAAIAAASDPYRYVEKRKPIPDPQETGLIYGNKNKPSKPPQ